The following are from one region of the Halomonas qaidamensis genome:
- a CDS encoding DMT family transporter has product MTFVYLVLAIVAEVIATSALKSSMGFTRPLPSVMVVVGYGVAFYLLSLVLRTLPVGIAYAIWAGLGIVLVTLVGIVVFGEKPDLPAVIGISLIVAGVVVLQVFSKMNVH; this is encoded by the coding sequence ATGACGTTTGTATATCTAGTGCTGGCTATTGTTGCCGAAGTTATCGCTACTAGTGCTCTCAAGTCTTCAATGGGGTTCACGCGACCGCTTCCAAGCGTCATGGTTGTTGTTGGTTACGGCGTAGCGTTTTATTTGTTGAGCCTCGTGTTACGGACCTTGCCTGTGGGTATTGCCTACGCCATTTGGGCAGGTTTGGGCATCGTATTGGTCACGCTGGTTGGTATTGTGGTTTTCGGCGAAAAACCTGATTTACCCGCCGTTATTGGCATTAGTTTGATCGTGGCTGGAGTAGTCGTACTTCAAGTCTTTTCAAAAATGAACGTGCATTGA
- the dacB gene encoding D-alanyl-D-alanine carboxypeptidase/D-alanyl-D-alanine endopeptidase: protein MKFSAVNHLVKSSICRWRRALVIGVASTVLCASPALYADFSRLGQLESKGFSISAEARLLDADTGSNALLGSLNPDRQLSPASVTKAYLSAAALNRFGPQHRFTSQLVSTGNVENGVLRGDLVFEGGGDPGLTTEDLWRLVQRLQLAGVREVDGALIVSQWRFGPVECITTDRCNARTRVTNAYSAPLTSAGVNFGSWCANIAPAAAAGEPARVGLCDSQAPLVAIDNQVITRPANSGTDISAERITDERGDVLRLTGQISTNASARDVYRGAGDAAEKTAQVLLSMLNQAGVSVRDPWRVSSTQPPSSAQRLAAVDSKPLQELLLRTMNYSNNYMADVLALNLVETPQAQLRQAGQAIEAYAQSLSGHGPLTLHSGSGLTTDNRTSAHGVNVMLEDMFHQSALFPSFVASFQSPANGVMRFIRRGSPTFQNNVMLKTGTLNQPFAVRAVAGYFRTSQGRWGVFSVLVNGSGSTPYLSWPEVLDPLSLDLDAMILAN from the coding sequence ATGAAGTTTTCAGCGGTTAATCATTTGGTTAAATCATCCATATGCCGCTGGCGTCGGGCGTTAGTCATTGGTGTAGCCAGCACTGTATTGTGTGCAAGCCCAGCACTGTATGCCGACTTCAGCCGCCTTGGTCAGCTAGAAAGCAAAGGTTTCTCTATTAGCGCTGAAGCGCGCTTACTCGATGCGGATACCGGCAGTAATGCATTATTGGGTAGCCTAAACCCTGATCGTCAGCTGTCGCCAGCTTCGGTCACTAAAGCCTATCTGTCTGCTGCGGCACTCAATCGTTTTGGGCCCCAGCATCGCTTTACCAGCCAACTCGTCAGCACAGGCAACGTGGAAAATGGCGTGTTGCGCGGCGACTTGGTATTCGAAGGTGGGGGGGATCCAGGACTGACTACTGAAGACCTTTGGCGGTTAGTTCAGCGCCTGCAGCTGGCCGGTGTGCGCGAAGTGGATGGCGCGTTGATTGTTAGTCAGTGGCGCTTTGGTCCTGTGGAGTGTATTACCACAGACCGTTGTAATGCACGTACCCGTGTCACCAACGCTTACAGTGCGCCGCTCACCTCGGCAGGTGTCAACTTTGGTAGCTGGTGCGCCAATATAGCCCCTGCGGCAGCAGCGGGAGAGCCTGCACGCGTGGGATTATGCGATAGTCAGGCGCCGCTAGTTGCGATTGATAACCAAGTTATCACGCGCCCGGCAAATAGCGGCACTGACATCAGTGCAGAGCGCATTACCGACGAGCGTGGTGATGTCCTGCGCCTCACTGGGCAGATTTCAACCAATGCTTCCGCCCGTGATGTTTACCGTGGCGCCGGCGATGCAGCAGAGAAAACGGCACAAGTATTGTTGAGCATGCTAAATCAGGCAGGTGTCAGCGTGCGTGACCCATGGCGGGTTAGTTCAACACAACCACCTAGCAGTGCACAGCGTTTAGCGGCAGTGGATAGTAAACCGCTCCAGGAGCTGCTGCTACGTACCATGAACTACTCTAATAATTACATGGCTGATGTGCTGGCGCTGAATCTGGTGGAAACACCCCAGGCGCAACTGCGCCAGGCAGGACAGGCGATAGAAGCCTATGCGCAGAGCTTGTCTGGCCACGGGCCGCTGACGTTACATAGCGGTAGTGGGTTGACGACGGATAACCGTACCTCCGCTCATGGTGTCAATGTGATGTTGGAGGACATGTTTCACCAAAGTGCCTTGTTCCCTAGCTTTGTTGCTTCCTTTCAATCGCCCGCCAATGGGGTTATGCGCTTTATTCGCCGTGGTTCACCGACCTTCCAGAATAACGTCATGTTGAAAACAGGTACGCTCAATCAGCCGTTTGCTGTTCGTGCTGTCGCGGGCTATTTCCGTACTTCTCAGGGGCGTTGGGGCGTGTTTAGTGTGCTAGTTAACGGTAGCGGCAGCACCCCTTATCTTAGTTGGCCCGAGGTGTTAGATCCGCTGTCGCTGGATTTAGATGCGATGATATTGGCTAATTAA
- a CDS encoding diacylglycerol kinase gives MKPGHTGLTHLLHSTRYSWKGLKAAFRNEAAFRQEVVIAAVLLPLAWWIGEGPISWLLLVGSLFLVLIVELLNSAIENVVDRIGTEHHVLSGRAKDIGSAAVMLSLIMAGLTWGLLGWQKLMG, from the coding sequence ATGAAGCCAGGACATACGGGATTAACCCATTTACTGCACTCAACGCGCTATTCATGGAAAGGGCTAAAAGCCGCTTTCAGAAATGAAGCTGCGTTTCGACAAGAAGTGGTTATTGCAGCGGTATTGCTGCCGCTGGCTTGGTGGATTGGAGAAGGGCCTATTAGCTGGCTGCTGCTGGTTGGCAGCCTGTTTCTTGTGCTAATTGTGGAGCTGCTTAATAGTGCCATCGAGAATGTTGTTGACCGCATTGGCACCGAGCATCACGTACTTTCAGGGCGTGCTAAAGATATTGGCTCGGCGGCGGTTATGCTGTCGTTGATCATGGCAGGCTTAACCTGGGGGCTGTTAGGCTGGCAAAAACTGATGGGCTAA
- the glnE gene encoding bifunctional [glutamate--ammonia ligase]-adenylyl-L-tyrosine phosphorylase/[glutamate--ammonia-ligase] adenylyltransferase, producing the protein MQLNDAFLPQDELPIALRPSAQRAWQRLSEALSQADNIASMTKQPLPSSSWEALSNTRREALAKVVSISSFALDTLARFPHWLIDLDVAGELDATASKEMQASWLDDALENADEEEAMHRAIRRFRRARMLGIVWRDLNRPDGYTMWDTAQAVSWLAEICIEAALSWLERFYAPRWGVPTTRADGSDQRLVVLGMGKLGAGELNLSSDIDLIFAFPEKGETEGGRKPLEHQEYFTKLGQKLIAALDAMTADGFVFRVDMRLRPLGDGGPLVGSFSMLSSYYQDQGREWERYAMLKARPVAGDIDGGHELLASLRPFVYRRYLDFGAIESLRELKAMINREVKRKGMQSNIKLGPGGIREVEFVVQAFQLIRGGRDTELQVTSLKTALNRLPELGLLPQTVVDDLLPDYAYLRDVEHAIQALEDRQTQTLPVDDEDRERVAFALGHEDWPGLIAQLDEVRERVRQHFDAVIADPEEDSDSESSDDNLGLSQWRLLWRGELEQEEALALLTDAGFLEPAKALKRLHGLYHSRQVQSMQRIGFERLDALMPLLLVAVAESDLPDNALSGVQPLIESVLRRTAYLALLRENPQALEHLMKLCSSSHWIAEQLARYPILLDELLTPDTLYTPADKSRLADELRQTLSRLPEDDDEAQLEALRVFKHAQMLHVAASDIAGTRHLMKVSDYLTYIAEVILDAVLAMAWKHVTRKHGVPEGLNTQEPAFLIVGYGKLGGIELGYGSDLDLVFLHDSDGKGVTDGARPIDTPVFFTRLGQRIIHLLTAITPAGSLYEVDMRLRPSGNAGLLVTSLDAFAEYQRQNAWTWEHQALVRARVVAGNTKLAEKFDAIRGEMLCRERDPHALRDDVVNMRHKMRDHLGSKGQGSKGQGSKGQPDNAEGEVFSLKHDAGGMVDIEFLCQYAVLSLAHDTPALITYSDNIRILETLAQSGHLTESEAEQLREAYLAYRSHTHRAALTGEKTIVDAQAFKAHRDVVIALWQRFLEP; encoded by the coding sequence ATGCAGTTAAACGACGCGTTTTTACCCCAGGATGAGTTGCCAATAGCGCTTAGGCCTTCTGCACAGCGTGCATGGCAGCGGTTAAGTGAAGCGCTTAGCCAAGCTGATAATATTGCCTCAATGACCAAGCAACCGTTGCCTTCTAGCAGTTGGGAGGCACTTTCCAACACGCGCCGTGAAGCGTTAGCGAAAGTCGTTTCTATCTCAAGCTTTGCCCTAGATACCTTAGCGCGCTTTCCCCACTGGCTAATTGATTTGGATGTGGCTGGTGAGCTGGATGCGACGGCAAGTAAAGAAATGCAAGCAAGCTGGTTGGATGATGCGCTGGAGAATGCCGATGAAGAAGAGGCTATGCATCGTGCTATCCGCCGTTTTCGTCGTGCCCGCATGCTTGGCATTGTATGGCGTGACCTGAATCGCCCTGACGGTTACACCATGTGGGACACCGCTCAGGCGGTCTCGTGGCTGGCGGAAATTTGTATTGAAGCTGCGCTAAGCTGGCTTGAGCGTTTTTATGCCCCTCGCTGGGGGGTGCCTACGACGCGCGCGGACGGCTCGGATCAGCGGCTTGTCGTACTAGGCATGGGTAAGCTCGGCGCGGGAGAGCTCAATCTCTCATCTGATATCGACCTGATCTTCGCCTTTCCTGAAAAAGGCGAGACCGAAGGGGGGCGTAAGCCTCTTGAACACCAGGAGTATTTCACCAAGCTTGGCCAGAAGCTGATTGCTGCTTTAGATGCCATGACGGCCGACGGTTTTGTCTTTCGAGTCGATATGCGCCTACGCCCACTGGGAGACGGTGGCCCACTGGTGGGCAGTTTTTCGATGCTTTCCAGTTACTATCAAGACCAGGGCCGTGAGTGGGAGCGCTATGCCATGCTCAAGGCTCGCCCCGTCGCAGGAGATATTGACGGGGGGCATGAGCTGCTCGCTAGTCTCAGACCGTTTGTTTACCGCCGCTACCTGGATTTTGGTGCAATTGAGTCGCTACGTGAACTCAAGGCGATGATCAATCGCGAGGTAAAGCGCAAGGGTATGCAAAGTAATATCAAGCTAGGCCCTGGTGGAATCCGAGAAGTTGAGTTTGTGGTACAGGCGTTTCAGTTGATTCGCGGTGGGCGCGATACCGAGCTTCAAGTGACGTCGCTTAAGACTGCCCTGAACCGGCTGCCCGAGCTGGGGCTATTACCCCAAACGGTCGTTGACGATCTGCTGCCGGATTATGCGTATCTTCGTGATGTGGAGCACGCTATTCAGGCGCTAGAAGACCGCCAAACCCAAACGCTCCCCGTTGATGATGAAGACCGTGAACGGGTCGCTTTTGCCTTGGGGCATGAAGACTGGCCTGGGCTCATCGCGCAGTTGGATGAAGTGCGCGAACGCGTCCGTCAGCACTTTGATGCAGTGATCGCGGATCCAGAAGAGGATAGCGATTCAGAAAGCAGCGACGACAATCTTGGCCTGTCGCAGTGGCGGTTACTGTGGCGCGGCGAGCTAGAGCAAGAAGAAGCGTTAGCATTGTTGACTGATGCCGGTTTTCTTGAACCTGCGAAAGCGCTTAAACGACTGCATGGTCTTTACCACTCCCGCCAGGTACAAAGTATGCAGCGTATTGGCTTTGAACGGCTTGATGCGCTTATGCCACTACTGCTGGTTGCGGTTGCGGAAAGTGACTTACCGGATAACGCGCTTAGCGGCGTTCAACCGTTGATCGAATCAGTGTTAAGGCGTACCGCCTACCTTGCACTGCTGCGTGAAAATCCCCAAGCGCTTGAACACCTAATGAAACTGTGCTCGTCCAGTCACTGGATTGCTGAACAGCTGGCGCGCTACCCCATCCTGCTTGATGAGCTACTAACGCCGGACACGCTCTACACCCCCGCTGACAAGTCACGTTTGGCAGACGAGCTACGCCAAACGTTGAGCCGCTTGCCAGAAGATGATGATGAGGCGCAGCTGGAAGCACTTCGCGTGTTTAAGCATGCGCAGATGCTTCACGTTGCTGCCTCGGATATCGCCGGAACACGCCATTTGATGAAGGTGAGCGACTACTTAACGTATATCGCTGAAGTTATTTTGGATGCCGTGCTAGCGATGGCATGGAAACATGTCACGCGTAAACATGGTGTGCCAGAAGGTCTCAATACACAGGAGCCAGCGTTTCTGATTGTAGGGTATGGCAAGCTGGGGGGCATTGAGCTTGGTTATGGCTCTGATCTGGACTTGGTTTTTCTTCATGATAGTGATGGGAAGGGAGTCACCGATGGCGCTAGGCCTATTGATACGCCAGTCTTTTTTACGCGATTAGGCCAGCGCATTATTCATCTATTAACGGCCATAACTCCGGCGGGTAGTCTCTACGAAGTGGATATGCGCCTGCGCCCCTCGGGCAACGCAGGTTTGTTGGTTACCTCATTAGATGCCTTTGCAGAGTATCAGCGCCAAAACGCCTGGACCTGGGAACATCAGGCGTTAGTACGCGCTCGCGTCGTAGCAGGAAATACTAAGCTTGCGGAAAAATTTGATGCAATCCGTGGTGAAATGTTGTGTCGTGAGCGTGACCCACACGCTCTGAGAGACGATGTTGTTAACATGCGCCATAAAATGCGTGATCACCTTGGTTCAAAAGGGCAGGGTTCAAAAGGTCAGGGTTCAAAAGGACAGCCAGATAATGCAGAAGGGGAAGTGTTTAGCCTGAAGCATGATGCGGGAGGCATGGTCGATATCGAATTTCTCTGCCAGTACGCAGTGTTATCACTCGCTCACGACACACCTGCATTAATAACGTATAGCGATAATATCCGCATTTTAGAAACTCTCGCGCAGAGTGGGCATCTCACCGAGTCAGAAGCGGAGCAGCTTCGGGAAGCGTATCTCGCTTATCGTAGCCATACCCATCGTGCGGCGTTAACTGGGGAAAAAACCATCGTTGATGCACAGGCATTCAAAGCCCATCGTGATGTGGTTATCGCACTTTGGCAGCGTTTTCTTGAACCTTGA
- a CDS encoding AEC family transporter, with protein sequence MIGHILATLLPVFLIAGCGAVYGRYRNPDIRSLNTLNMELFVPLLVFAVLADRQAPLADYAWLAIAAVAVVLGSGLVLWPVAKWLSLDTKVFLPPMMFNNSGNMGVPLLVLAFGPEVLPAAVVVFIVEMLLHFSVGLYMLDPRTSLWRLLRMPIVAASLAGLVVNVGSVPLPSWLLEAMHMLGGICIPLMLFALGVRLLEIDFSDWRTGLLGAVLCPLSGIVIALPLMWLLPLNPLQTAVLLVFAALPPAVLNYLVAEQYKLAPQKVASLVLIGNLGSLIVMPLTLAAAFAWIQAPP encoded by the coding sequence ATGATCGGTCATATTCTTGCCACTTTGTTACCGGTGTTCTTAATTGCTGGCTGTGGTGCGGTCTATGGGCGTTACCGTAACCCTGATATTCGTAGTCTCAATACGCTCAATATGGAGCTATTTGTTCCACTGCTGGTATTTGCTGTGCTGGCAGATCGCCAAGCCCCTTTAGCAGATTATGCGTGGCTTGCCATTGCGGCGGTGGCCGTAGTGCTTGGGTCTGGTTTGGTGCTTTGGCCGGTAGCTAAATGGCTGTCGCTGGATACAAAAGTGTTTTTGCCGCCAATGATGTTTAATAACTCTGGCAATATGGGGGTGCCACTATTGGTGCTTGCCTTTGGGCCAGAGGTGCTGCCAGCCGCAGTGGTCGTGTTTATTGTCGAGATGCTACTGCACTTCTCAGTGGGTCTTTATATGTTGGACCCACGCACGTCACTTTGGCGACTGTTACGCATGCCCATTGTTGCTGCAAGCCTAGCAGGGTTGGTAGTTAATGTGGGAAGCGTGCCGCTGCCGAGCTGGTTGTTGGAAGCAATGCATATGCTTGGTGGTATCTGTATTCCACTGATGCTGTTCGCGCTGGGCGTTCGGCTACTAGAAATTGACTTTAGTGACTGGCGGACTGGCCTGTTAGGCGCGGTGCTGTGTCCGCTTTCTGGCATAGTGATCGCACTTCCACTCATGTGGTTACTGCCGTTAAATCCGCTACAAACGGCCGTGCTACTGGTGTTTGCTGCACTGCCACCTGCAGTTCTGAATTACTTAGTGGCAGAGCAGTATAAACTCGCCCCACAAAAAGTGGCTTCATTGGTGCTGATCGGCAATTTAGGTAGCTTAATCGTTATGCCGCTGACATTAGCAGCGGCATTTGCCTGGATACAAGCGCCGCCTTAA
- a CDS encoding BCCT family transporter, with amino-acid sequence MANHGGKSVFVASAIIIFGLVIIGAAFPEGFGNAAQAALTSITELFGWFYLFSVFGFVVFLIGLALSKYGKVRLGPQDSTPSYSFFSWISMLLAAGFGVGLVFYGMAEPMTHYINPPYGDVPAETDAAARYAIQYSYFNWGIHQWAAFSVVGLIIAYFQFRKGQAGLVSSVLSSVTAKHPRVRPYASWLDIFAVVATVMGVATSLGLGVLQMNGGLNAVFGLPENGFWQFVILFVMFCAYMASTWSGLDKGIKRLSNLNMILCIGLMLYVLITGPTVAILETITLGIGDYLQNFIGMSLRISPYSDNEWASSWTIFYWAWVIAWSPFVGTFVARVSRGRTIKEYVFGVLFVPPLLACLWIGVFGGAALNLEMSGSDVGLAAATEANITVALFEMFELMPFTGVLSVVAMMLIFIFLVTSADSASYIVAQMTDNGSINPPLYKRIIWGVLIAAICLTLIVAGGLSGLQSAAVLSALPFTFILYMMIVVLVRELRADRKAMLTQLYRRHGETPVGADAFEAEQLGEEERLRRAPSVVNRRINS; translated from the coding sequence ATGGCAAATCATGGCGGTAAGTCGGTTTTTGTCGCATCAGCGATCATTATATTCGGCTTAGTTATTATTGGCGCTGCATTTCCAGAAGGCTTTGGTAATGCAGCCCAAGCAGCGCTTACATCAATTACTGAGCTGTTTGGCTGGTTTTACTTATTTTCAGTATTTGGTTTTGTGGTTTTTTTGATCGGACTTGCACTGAGTAAGTACGGAAAAGTGCGTCTTGGCCCTCAAGATAGCACGCCTAGCTACAGTTTTTTCTCTTGGATTAGCATGTTGCTGGCTGCCGGTTTTGGCGTCGGGCTGGTGTTCTATGGGATGGCTGAGCCAATGACTCACTATATTAATCCCCCTTATGGCGATGTTCCTGCCGAAACGGATGCTGCCGCACGCTATGCCATCCAATACAGCTACTTTAACTGGGGCATCCACCAGTGGGCGGCGTTTTCTGTTGTGGGCTTGATTATTGCCTACTTTCAATTTCGGAAAGGGCAAGCCGGGCTGGTGTCTTCTGTACTCTCTTCGGTGACGGCTAAACATCCCCGCGTTCGCCCTTACGCATCATGGTTGGATATTTTTGCCGTGGTTGCCACCGTTATGGGGGTTGCCACTTCGCTTGGTTTAGGTGTGTTGCAAATGAATGGTGGCCTTAATGCGGTGTTCGGTTTGCCGGAAAATGGCTTTTGGCAGTTTGTTATTCTGTTTGTCATGTTCTGTGCTTATATGGCATCGACCTGGTCAGGCTTGGATAAAGGGATTAAGCGATTATCAAACCTAAACATGATTTTATGTATTGGCTTGATGCTATATGTGTTAATTACCGGCCCTACCGTTGCTATTTTAGAGACTATTACCTTAGGTATTGGTGATTACTTACAAAATTTTATCGGTATGAGTCTGCGGATTTCCCCTTATAGCGATAACGAGTGGGCGAGCAGCTGGACTATCTTCTATTGGGCATGGGTGATTGCCTGGTCTCCCTTTGTCGGTACCTTTGTGGCACGGGTTTCTCGAGGTCGTACGATTAAGGAGTATGTCTTTGGCGTACTGTTTGTGCCGCCGCTATTGGCCTGTTTATGGATTGGCGTATTTGGCGGTGCTGCGCTTAATTTGGAAATGTCGGGCAGTGATGTAGGGTTGGCGGCCGCTACTGAAGCCAATATTACCGTAGCGTTATTCGAGATGTTCGAGCTGATGCCTTTCACCGGGGTATTGTCGGTAGTAGCTATGATGCTTATCTTTATTTTCCTGGTAACGTCAGCTGACTCTGCGTCTTATATCGTGGCGCAAATGACCGATAACGGTTCTATCAATCCACCTCTATACAAGCGCATTATTTGGGGAGTTTTGATCGCGGCGATTTGCTTAACGTTAATAGTGGCGGGGGGGCTTTCTGGTCTCCAGTCGGCAGCAGTGCTTTCAGCATTACCGTTTACCTTTATTTTGTATATGATGATTGTAGTGTTAGTTCGCGAGCTAAGGGCTGACCGCAAAGCGATGCTGACGCAGTTATATCGTCGCCATGGGGAAACGCCAGTGGGTGCCGATGCGTTTGAAGCGGAGCAGTTGGGTGAAGAAGAGCGCCTACGCCGTGCTCCAAGCGTCGTCAATCGGCGTATTAATAGCTAA